A window of the Streptomyces sp. Ag109_O5-10 genome harbors these coding sequences:
- a CDS encoding ATP-binding protein codes for MYDKYRTETTVAPSESRRPPLRPADARRAVRGEVARRALPCPAEALDDALLVTSELTTNAILHGGGITGFAVDVEGCAVRVSVSDRSDEIPVAERAVDERHRWRAGGRGWPIVCRLARDLEVAGLPCGGKRITAVVPLR; via the coding sequence ATGTACGACAAGTACCGGACCGAGACAACCGTGGCACCATCCGAGTCCCGTCGGCCGCCGCTGCGGCCGGCCGACGCCCGCAGAGCGGTACGCGGCGAGGTCGCCCGGCGAGCCCTGCCGTGCCCCGCCGAAGCCCTCGACGACGCCCTGCTCGTCACCTCGGAGCTGACCACCAACGCGATCCTGCACGGCGGCGGGATCACCGGCTTCGCCGTCGACGTCGAGGGGTGCGCGGTACGGGTGTCCGTCAGCGACCGCAGCGACGAGATACCGGTGGCCGAGCGGGCCGTCGACGAACGGCACCGGTGGCGGGCCGGCGGCCGGGGCTGGCCCATCGTCTGCCGGCTGGCCCGGGACCTCGAGGTCGCCGGACTGCCCTGCGGAGGCAAGCGGATCACCGCGGTCGTGCCCCTGCGCTGA
- a CDS encoding LysR family transcriptional regulator ArgP: MELPLDQVRTLLAVVDEGTFDAAAAALHVTPSAVSQRVKALEQRTGRVLLQRTKPVRPTESGEVLVRFARQLARLERDARGELGMSGAGEPTRVSVAVNADSLATWFLPALTGLPGVYVELRREDEDHTAALLREGLVMAAVTSSPDAVPGCSVRALGRMRYLPVAAPEFAATRLAGSLPQALAGAPVVVFDRVDDFQDGFVRRLGGAGASALRHYVPTSEGFVDAVTEGLGWGMVPEPQAVPRLREGRLVRLGERRELWVDVTLFWQQWKLDSPALGAVAEAVLRTAAGALRRP, encoded by the coding sequence GTGGAGCTTCCGCTCGACCAGGTGCGGACGCTGCTGGCGGTGGTGGACGAGGGCACGTTCGACGCGGCGGCAGCGGCCCTGCACGTGACGCCGTCGGCGGTCAGCCAGCGGGTGAAGGCGCTGGAGCAGCGCACGGGCCGGGTGCTGCTGCAACGGACCAAGCCGGTGCGGCCGACGGAGTCGGGTGAGGTGCTGGTCCGGTTCGCCCGGCAGCTGGCGCGGCTGGAACGGGACGCGCGCGGCGAGCTGGGCATGAGCGGCGCCGGGGAGCCGACCAGGGTGTCGGTCGCGGTGAACGCGGACTCGCTGGCGACGTGGTTCCTGCCGGCACTGACCGGGCTGCCGGGCGTCTATGTCGAGCTGCGGCGGGAGGACGAGGACCATACGGCCGCGCTGCTGCGGGAGGGGCTGGTGATGGCGGCGGTGACCTCGTCGCCGGATGCCGTGCCGGGGTGTTCGGTGCGGGCGCTGGGGCGGATGCGGTATCTGCCGGTGGCGGCGCCGGAGTTCGCGGCGACGCGTCTCGCGGGGTCGCTGCCGCAGGCGCTGGCCGGGGCGCCGGTGGTCGTGTTCGACCGGGTCGACGACTTCCAGGACGGATTCGTACGGCGGCTGGGCGGTGCGGGGGCGAGCGCGCTGCGGCACTACGTGCCGACGTCGGAGGGGTTCGTGGACGCGGTGACGGAGGGGCTGGGGTGGGGCATGGTGCCGGAGCCGCAGGCGGTGCCGCGGTTGCGGGAGGGGCGCCTGGTGCGGCTGGGCGAGCGGCGGGAGCTGTGGGTCGACGTGACGCTGTTCTGGCAGCAGTGGAAGTTGGACTCGCCGGCTCTGGGGGCGGTGGCGGAGGCGGTGCTGCGGACGGCGGCGGGTGCGTTGCGCCGGCCGTGA
- a CDS encoding FUSC family protein, with protein sequence MSTAGRSAWAELRGRLSAADPGLLRFTAGLRTVTSVALTLAVLAALRTGVTHLVAGAITAMVATFAIREKGRPEQAVTLALGLPVALASMSLGALLNARVVTGDLFFVALIFCAVYSRRFGDRGTALGLIGFQIYFASLFVHATVAALPGLYLTITVAFGCAAVARFVLVRETSEGILDRLRRAFRARFAQLVSAQAELLDAGPDELDKAVEEVRVRTARLHETALLIQGRLADGTSDDATARLVQRRIADAEIAAERLGLLLLTARGTERANTLTLHLPGAPLPSALGEPVRDEAMERLRLDLEALRLLVLRSGGPGKGTALARLRNRLLGYREGENLPAASPAVQDVFRGIGEAGRAVLGLRIALDGPQDESDDTPATSRSREELDAEDAAIEGAEEADRETVGATGLRRPTTRAAVQVAVGSSLAVVGGEFLSAQRWYWAVLTCWIVFLNTASTGEILVKGYRRLLGTVLGVVAGILLAGLVGHHTWTAFGLVLLFIFAMFYSAPVSYTLMSFFVTAMLGLLYTLLNTYSLDVLVLRVEETALGAVCGVIAAAVVLPVHTARRTDDLLVTTLDRLADVIRAATDQLAGAPPVDLVEKARELDQALADLAAAVQPLTHPITPLRSRRDTARYLVALLETCAYHARSLAATAELLPTHPSISADPRLRGAGRRIVHNIETIAAHVAGGGADGEIETGPSIASTLEPGTLRAPRYGRVTDRVLRHLQRLDESVTGLARPLGVPVRRPAP encoded by the coding sequence GTGAGCACGGCGGGACGGTCGGCGTGGGCGGAACTCCGGGGACGGCTCTCGGCGGCCGACCCCGGCCTGCTCCGGTTCACCGCCGGTCTGCGCACGGTCACGTCGGTCGCGCTCACGCTCGCCGTGCTGGCGGCGCTGCGGACCGGGGTGACCCATCTGGTCGCGGGGGCGATCACGGCGATGGTGGCCACCTTCGCGATCCGCGAGAAGGGGCGGCCGGAGCAGGCCGTCACGCTCGCGCTCGGTCTGCCGGTGGCGCTCGCCTCGATGTCGCTGGGCGCGCTGCTCAACGCGCGGGTGGTGACGGGCGACCTGTTCTTCGTGGCGCTCATCTTCTGCGCGGTCTACAGCCGCCGCTTCGGCGACCGCGGCACGGCGCTGGGGCTGATCGGCTTCCAGATCTACTTCGCCTCGCTGTTCGTGCACGCGACCGTGGCCGCGCTGCCGGGCCTGTATCTCACGATCACGGTGGCGTTCGGCTGTGCGGCCGTGGCACGTTTCGTGCTGGTCCGGGAGACCTCCGAGGGCATCCTGGACCGGCTGCGGCGGGCCTTCCGGGCCCGGTTCGCCCAGCTGGTGTCCGCACAGGCCGAGTTGCTCGACGCCGGACCGGACGAGCTGGACAAGGCGGTGGAGGAGGTCAGGGTCAGGACCGCCCGGCTGCACGAGACGGCGCTGCTCATCCAGGGGCGGCTCGCGGACGGCACCTCCGACGACGCGACGGCGAGGCTGGTGCAGCGGCGGATCGCGGACGCGGAGATCGCCGCCGAGCGGCTCGGACTGCTGCTGCTCACCGCACGCGGCACGGAGCGGGCGAACACGCTCACCCTCCATCTGCCGGGTGCCCCGCTGCCGTCGGCCCTCGGGGAGCCGGTGCGGGACGAGGCGATGGAGCGGCTGCGGCTGGATCTGGAGGCGCTGCGGCTGCTGGTGCTGCGGTCCGGCGGCCCCGGGAAGGGAACCGCGCTGGCCCGGCTCCGCAACCGGTTGCTCGGCTACCGCGAAGGGGAGAACCTCCCGGCCGCCTCCCCCGCCGTCCAGGACGTCTTCCGGGGCATCGGCGAGGCCGGGCGGGCGGTGCTGGGACTGCGGATCGCCCTGGACGGCCCACAGGACGAGTCCGACGACACCCCGGCCACCTCCCGCTCCCGGGAGGAACTGGACGCCGAGGACGCTGCCATCGAGGGCGCCGAGGAGGCCGACCGGGAGACGGTGGGGGCGACCGGGCTGCGCCGCCCCACCACGCGGGCGGCGGTGCAGGTGGCGGTCGGCTCGTCGCTGGCCGTCGTGGGCGGCGAGTTCCTGTCCGCCCAGCGCTGGTACTGGGCGGTGCTGACCTGCTGGATCGTGTTCCTCAACACCGCGTCCACCGGCGAGATCCTGGTCAAGGGCTACCGGCGGCTGCTCGGCACGGTGCTCGGCGTCGTGGCGGGCATCCTGCTCGCGGGACTGGTCGGGCACCACACCTGGACGGCGTTCGGGCTGGTGCTGCTCTTCATCTTCGCGATGTTCTACTCGGCACCGGTCTCGTACACCCTCATGTCGTTCTTCGTGACGGCGATGCTGGGTCTGCTGTACACGCTGCTCAACACGTACAGCCTGGACGTCCTGGTGCTGCGGGTGGAGGAGACGGCGCTCGGTGCGGTGTGCGGGGTGATCGCGGCCGCGGTGGTGCTGCCGGTGCACACCGCCCGCCGTACCGACGACCTGCTGGTGACGACGCTGGACCGGCTGGCCGACGTGATCCGGGCCGCCACCGACCAGCTGGCCGGGGCGCCGCCGGTCGACCTGGTGGAGAAAGCCCGTGAACTGGACCAGGCGCTGGCCGACCTGGCGGCGGCCGTCCAGCCGCTGACCCATCCGATCACCCCGCTGCGCTCCCGCCGGGACACCGCCCGCTACCTGGTGGCGCTCCTGGAGACCTGCGCCTACCACGCCCGGTCGCTGGCGGCCACGGCGGAGTTGCTGCCCACCCACCCGTCCATCTCGGCGGATCCCCGGCTGCGCGGGGCGGGACGGCGGATCGTGCACAACATCGAGACGATCGCCGCCCATGTCGCCGGCGGCGGGGCGGACGGGGAGATCGAGACCGGTCCCAGCATCGCCTCGACTCTGGAACCGGGCACGCTCCGCGCCCCGCGCTACGGCAGGGTGACCGACCGCGTGCTGCGCCACCTCCAGCGCCTGGACGAGTCGGTGACGGGCCTGGCCCGTCCCTTGGGCGTCCCCGTCCGGCGGCCCGCCCCCTGA
- a CDS encoding DUF5133 domain-containing protein, which produces MLTPHPATLRRLVDDYERARTAETASGPEAGDLAYTLCVITGTRDIAAALAKARHLLAADATADLPSVTIPATPTVPVPAPTVLGDARDRASVPLAVGE; this is translated from the coding sequence GTGCTGACGCCCCACCCCGCCACCCTGCGCCGGCTCGTGGACGACTACGAGCGTGCACGCACCGCGGAGACGGCATCGGGCCCCGAAGCGGGCGACCTGGCCTACACGCTCTGCGTGATCACCGGAACCCGCGACATCGCAGCGGCCCTGGCGAAGGCCCGCCACCTGCTGGCCGCCGACGCGACGGCGGACCTGCCCTCCGTCACCATCCCCGCCACGCCCACTGTTCCGGTGCCGGCCCCGACGGTTCTGGGGGACGCGCGCGACCGCGCGTCCGTCCCCCTCGCGGTGGGGGAGTGA
- a CDS encoding MFS transporter, whose protein sequence is MDTSESGIQSDIQPPQAPDDSTAAPPRSGWRRWAMDTRPLRIPAYRRLWTSTIVTSVGSQLTAVAVPKQIFDITGSSAWVGAASLAGLLPLIVFALWGGAVADTMDRRRLLLITNIGIGVTSLLFFVQAVTGMKSVAALMVLLAMQQAFWGLNAPARTASIARLVPEAQLPAANALGSTVMQTGQVVGPLLAGALIPVIGLPMLYLIDALALCVTVWAVYRLPALPPLAGATARRAGVREIVEGFRYISMHKVLLLSFLADIIAMVFGMPRALFPQLAAETYAPYGEGLALGLLFAAIPVGAVLGGLFSGTFSRARRHGLMVIGAVVGWGAAVAGSGLSRNLWVAVAFLAAAGVADMVSMVFRGAILLSAATDEMRGRMQGVFTVVVAGGPRLADVLHGTAGSVFGPRAAVVGGGLLVVAVMLALAAAVPALRRYRV, encoded by the coding sequence GTGGACACCAGCGAGAGCGGCATCCAGTCCGACATACAGCCTCCCCAGGCCCCCGACGACTCCACGGCCGCCCCGCCCCGGAGCGGCTGGCGGCGCTGGGCGATGGACACCCGTCCGCTGCGCATCCCGGCCTACCGCAGGCTGTGGACGTCGACCATCGTCACCTCGGTCGGCAGCCAGCTGACCGCCGTCGCCGTGCCCAAGCAGATCTTCGACATCACCGGGTCGTCCGCCTGGGTCGGCGCGGCCAGCCTCGCCGGACTGCTGCCGCTGATCGTGTTCGCGCTGTGGGGCGGCGCGGTGGCCGACACCATGGACCGCCGCAGGCTCCTGCTGATCACCAACATCGGTATCGGCGTGACCTCGCTGCTGTTCTTCGTGCAGGCGGTCACCGGCATGAAGTCCGTGGCCGCGCTGATGGTGCTGCTCGCGATGCAGCAGGCGTTCTGGGGGCTGAACGCGCCCGCCCGTACGGCGTCCATCGCGCGGCTGGTCCCCGAGGCACAGCTGCCCGCCGCCAACGCGCTCGGGTCGACGGTCATGCAGACCGGGCAGGTGGTCGGCCCGCTGCTCGCCGGTGCGCTGATCCCGGTCATCGGGCTGCCCATGCTGTACCTGATCGACGCGCTGGCGCTGTGTGTGACGGTGTGGGCCGTCTACCGGCTGCCCGCGCTGCCGCCACTCGCGGGCGCGACGGCGCGGCGGGCCGGGGTGCGCGAGATCGTGGAGGGCTTCCGGTACATCTCGATGCACAAGGTGCTGCTGCTGTCGTTCCTCGCGGACATCATCGCGATGGTCTTCGGCATGCCCCGCGCCCTGTTCCCGCAGCTCGCCGCGGAGACCTACGCCCCCTACGGCGAGGGGCTCGCGCTCGGCCTGCTGTTCGCCGCCATCCCGGTCGGCGCGGTGCTCGGCGGGCTCTTCTCCGGCACCTTCTCGCGGGCCCGCCGGCACGGCCTGATGGTGATCGGCGCGGTGGTCGGCTGGGGCGCTGCCGTCGCCGGTTCCGGGCTGAGCCGCAACCTCTGGGTCGCCGTGGCCTTCCTGGCCGCCGCCGGGGTTGCCGACATGGTCTCGATGGTCTTCCGCGGCGCGATCCTGCTGTCGGCGGCGACCGACGAGATGCGGGGCCGGATGCAGGGCGTGTTCACCGTGGTGGTCGCGGGCGGCCCGCGCCTGGCCGACGTGCTGCACGGCACCGCGGGCTCGGTCTTCGGGCCGCGCGCGGCGGTCGTGGGCGGCGGGCTGCTGGTGGTGGCGGTGATGCTGGCCCTGGCCGCCGCGGTCCCGGCCCTGCGCCGGTACCGCGTCTGA
- a CDS encoding NAD(P)/FAD-dependent oxidoreductase produces MTRPRILVVGAGFAGVGCVRRLERKLSPEEADITLVSPTSYQLYLPLLPQVASGVLTPQSIAVSLRRSKRYRTRIIPGGAIGVDLKSKVCVVRTITDRLVDERYDYIVLAPGSVTRTFDIPGLTEHAFGMKTLAEAAYIRDHVIAQLDLADASDDPAERAARLQFVVVGGGYAGTETAACLQKLTHAALNRYPNLDPKLIKWHLIDIAPKLMPELGDKLGRSAQEVLRRRGVDVSLGVSIEKAGAEEVTFTDGRVVPTHTLIWTAGVVASPLIATMGAETVRGRLAVTAEMTLPGHDGVFALGDAAAVPDKAKEEPGAVCPPTAQHAMRQGKVVADNVIAALRGQALRPYVHKDLGLVVDLGGKDAVSKPLGIELRGLPAQAVARGYHWSALRTNVAKTRVATNWLLNALAGDDFVRTGFQSRKPARLKDFEYTDTYLTPEQVRARVEGPEDPGSSPA; encoded by the coding sequence GTGACACGACCCAGGATCCTGGTGGTGGGCGCAGGCTTCGCCGGAGTGGGGTGCGTGCGCCGACTGGAGCGGAAACTCTCGCCCGAGGAGGCGGACATCACCCTGGTCTCGCCGACCTCCTACCAGCTCTACCTGCCCTTGCTGCCGCAGGTCGCCTCGGGGGTGCTGACGCCCCAGTCGATCGCCGTCTCGCTGCGCCGCAGCAAGCGGTACCGCACCCGGATCATCCCGGGCGGCGCCATCGGCGTGGACCTGAAGTCCAAGGTGTGCGTCGTCCGCACCATAACCGACCGGCTGGTCGACGAGCGGTACGACTACATCGTGCTGGCCCCGGGCAGTGTCACCCGCACCTTCGACATTCCCGGTCTGACCGAGCACGCGTTCGGGATGAAGACCCTCGCCGAGGCCGCCTACATCCGCGACCACGTCATCGCCCAGCTCGATCTCGCCGACGCCAGCGACGACCCGGCCGAACGCGCCGCGCGGCTGCAGTTCGTGGTGGTCGGCGGCGGCTACGCGGGCACCGAGACCGCGGCCTGTCTGCAGAAGCTCACGCACGCGGCCCTGAACCGCTACCCGAACCTGGACCCGAAGCTGATCAAGTGGCACCTGATCGACATCGCCCCGAAGCTGATGCCGGAGCTCGGCGACAAGCTCGGCCGCAGCGCGCAGGAGGTGCTGCGCCGCCGCGGCGTGGACGTCTCCCTCGGGGTGTCGATCGAGAAGGCCGGTGCCGAGGAGGTCACCTTCACCGACGGGCGGGTGGTGCCCACCCACACGCTGATCTGGACGGCCGGGGTGGTCGCCAGCCCGCTGATCGCCACGATGGGCGCGGAGACGGTACGGGGGCGGCTCGCGGTCACCGCCGAGATGACGCTGCCCGGCCACGACGGGGTGTTCGCGCTCGGCGACGCGGCGGCCGTACCGGACAAGGCGAAGGAGGAGCCGGGCGCGGTCTGCCCGCCGACCGCGCAGCACGCCATGCGGCAGGGCAAGGTGGTCGCCGACAACGTCATCGCGGCGCTGCGCGGCCAGGCGCTCCGCCCGTACGTGCACAAGGACCTGGGGCTCGTGGTGGACCTCGGCGGCAAGGACGCGGTCTCCAAGCCGCTCGGCATCGAGCTGCGCGGACTGCCCGCCCAGGCGGTGGCCCGGGGGTACCACTGGTCGGCGCTGCGCACCAACGTGGCCAAGACCCGGGTCGCCACCAACTGGCTGCTGAACGCGCTGGCCGGCGACGATTTCGTGCGCACGGGCTTCCAGTCCCGCAAACCGGCCCGGCTCAAGGACTTCGAGTACACGGACACCTATCTGACGCCCGAGCAGGTGCGGGCGCGCGTAGAGGGACCCGAGGACCCCGGCAGTTCGCCGGCGTGA
- a CDS encoding TetR/AcrR family transcriptional regulator: MPKAVVPEEKRRRRRPTRSGTVLSERLIVETALRLLREHGSAGLTARRLGLALDCDPSTLYRYFRGMDDLTLAIGDALIGQALAGWTPTGEWRTDLRTIGLRIHAQYVAHPQAALLTTNRVTGRAHELAADEAVLDILRTAGFALPDTVRIYHAFIDQTLAFAALDAASLTLPKDSQRADEDKWHSTYAHLPRTTHPRIAEASRLLAKRMVTSAYPTALEMLLDSAERSL, from the coding sequence ATGCCCAAAGCGGTCGTACCGGAGGAAAAGCGGCGCAGGCGTCGGCCCACCCGCAGCGGCACGGTGCTCTCCGAGCGGCTCATCGTGGAGACCGCGCTGCGTCTGCTGCGCGAGCACGGCAGCGCCGGCCTGACCGCCCGCCGCCTCGGCCTGGCCCTCGACTGCGACCCCAGCACCCTGTACCGCTACTTCCGGGGCATGGACGACCTGACCCTCGCGATCGGCGACGCGCTCATCGGCCAGGCGCTGGCCGGCTGGACGCCGACGGGGGAGTGGCGGACGGATCTGCGGACCATCGGCCTGCGCATCCACGCGCAGTACGTCGCCCACCCGCAGGCGGCCCTGCTGACGACGAACCGGGTGACCGGCCGGGCTCACGAACTCGCCGCCGACGAAGCGGTCCTGGACATCCTGCGCACCGCGGGCTTCGCACTGCCCGACACCGTCCGCATCTACCACGCCTTCATCGACCAGACCCTCGCCTTCGCCGCCCTCGACGCGGCCTCCCTCACCCTCCCGAAGGACTCCCAGCGCGCCGACGAGGACAAATGGCACTCCACTTACGCCCATCTCCCGCGCACGACCCACCCACGCATCGCGGAGGCGTCCCGACTGCTGGCGAAACGCATGGTGACGAGCGCATACCCAACGGCCCTGGAAATGCTCCTGGACAGCGCCGAACGGTCCTTGTGA
- a CDS encoding LysE/ArgO family amino acid transporter yields the protein MSSSLAAAAAGFGSGLSLIVAIGAQNAFVLRQGIRRDTVLVVVGICALSDAVLISLGVGGVGAVVVAWPGAVRAVGLIGGAFLLCYGALAARRVWRPGTGGLRADGEAAGSRRRAVLTCLAMTWLNPHVYLDTVFLLGSLAAGRGDLRWTFGLGAALASLCWFTALGFGARLLGRYLAGPAAWRVLDGLVALTMTGLGLMLVAGS from the coding sequence ATGTCCAGCTCTCTCGCCGCCGCTGCCGCGGGCTTCGGCAGCGGCCTCTCGCTCATCGTCGCCATCGGCGCCCAGAACGCCTTCGTGCTGCGCCAGGGCATCCGCCGTGACACGGTCCTCGTGGTCGTCGGCATCTGCGCGCTCTCCGACGCCGTCCTCATCTCGCTCGGCGTCGGCGGGGTGGGCGCGGTCGTCGTGGCCTGGCCGGGCGCGGTACGGGCGGTCGGGCTGATCGGCGGCGCCTTCCTGCTCTGCTACGGCGCCCTGGCCGCCCGCCGGGTCTGGCGGCCCGGCACCGGTGGCCTGCGCGCCGACGGCGAGGCGGCCGGGTCCCGGCGGCGGGCGGTCCTCACCTGCCTCGCCATGACCTGGCTCAACCCGCACGTGTACCTGGACACCGTGTTCCTGCTCGGCTCCCTCGCCGCCGGCCGGGGCGACCTGCGCTGGACCTTCGGCCTCGGTGCCGCCCTGGCCAGCCTCTGCTGGTTCACCGCCCTCGGCTTCGGCGCCCGGCTGCTCGGCCGGTACCTCGCCGGGCCGGCCGCCTGGCGGGTGCTGGACGGGCTGGTGGCGCTGACCATGACCGGGCTCGGCCTGATGCTCGTGGCGGGATCCTGA
- a CDS encoding saccharopine dehydrogenase C-terminal domain-containing protein produces MRVLLVGAGGVGTAVTRIAARRPFFDLMVVADYDRARAEAAVAAVGDDRFRAERVDAGDEAAVAALLARHGCDVLLNATDPRFVMPLFRAARKAGTDYLDMAMSLSRPHPELPYEECGVKLGDEQFALAGEWEQANALALVGMGVEPGLSDVFARYAADELFDGIEEIGIRDGANLTVDGYDFAPSFSIWTTIEECLNPPVVYERERGWFTTAPFSEPEVFDFPEGIGPVECVNVEHEEVLLVPRWVDARRVTFKYGLGREFIETLRTLHLLGLDRTTPVTVPGTDGPVAVSPRDVVAASLPDPATLGERMRGKTCAGTWVRGVKDGRPREVYLYHVVDNEWSMAEYGCQAVVWQTALNPVVALELLATGAWSGSGVLGPEAFPARPFLDLLTEYGSPWGLREQ; encoded by the coding sequence ATGCGTGTACTGCTCGTGGGAGCCGGCGGCGTGGGCACCGCCGTCACCCGGATCGCGGCCCGTCGGCCGTTCTTCGACCTGATGGTGGTCGCCGACTACGACCGGGCCCGTGCCGAGGCGGCGGTGGCGGCCGTCGGCGACGACCGGTTCCGCGCCGAACGCGTCGACGCCGGTGACGAGGCGGCCGTGGCCGCCCTGTTGGCCCGGCACGGCTGCGACGTGCTGCTCAACGCCACCGACCCGCGCTTCGTCATGCCCCTGTTCCGGGCCGCCCGCAAGGCCGGCACGGACTACCTCGACATGGCGATGTCACTGTCCCGGCCCCATCCCGAACTGCCCTACGAGGAGTGCGGGGTCAAGCTGGGCGACGAGCAGTTCGCGCTGGCCGGGGAGTGGGAGCAGGCGAACGCGCTGGCGCTGGTCGGCATGGGGGTGGAACCCGGTCTTTCGGACGTGTTCGCCCGGTACGCGGCCGACGAGCTCTTCGACGGGATCGAGGAGATCGGCATCCGCGACGGCGCGAACCTGACCGTGGACGGCTACGACTTCGCGCCGTCCTTCAGCATCTGGACCACCATCGAGGAGTGCCTCAACCCGCCCGTCGTGTACGAGCGGGAGCGCGGCTGGTTCACCACCGCTCCGTTCAGCGAGCCCGAGGTGTTCGACTTCCCGGAGGGGATCGGGCCGGTCGAGTGCGTGAACGTCGAACACGAGGAGGTGCTGCTGGTGCCGCGCTGGGTGGACGCGCGGCGGGTCACCTTCAAGTACGGACTCGGGCGCGAGTTCATCGAGACGCTCAGGACGCTGCACCTGCTGGGCCTGGACCGCACCACCCCGGTGACGGTGCCCGGCACCGACGGGCCGGTCGCGGTCTCGCCCCGCGACGTGGTCGCCGCGTCGCTGCCGGACCCGGCGACGCTCGGCGAGCGCATGCGCGGCAAGACCTGCGCGGGCACCTGGGTGCGCGGCGTGAAGGACGGGCGGCCGCGGGAGGTGTATCTCTACCACGTTGTCGACAACGAGTGGTCCATGGCGGAGTACGGTTGTCAGGCCGTGGTGTGGCAGACGGCCCTCAACCCGGTCGTCGCCCTCGAACTCCTGGCCACCGGCGCGTGGTCGGGCTCGGGCGTCCTCGGCCCGGAGGCGTTCCCGGCCCGCCCGTTCCTCGACCTGCTGACCGAGTACGGCTCCCCGTGGGGCCTGCGCGAGCAGTGA
- a CDS encoding SigB/SigF/SigG family RNA polymerase sigma factor encodes MPTDLPTSPSRTPDRTTRTAPRRAHDDAPDTAALFARLALLDDGPERDVLRDELVAAWLPMAHRIAGRFRDRGESVEDLRQVAALGLVKAVDRYDPSRGAFESYAVPTITGEVKRHFRDRMWALRVPRRVQELRNRVRVARRELTQNPGSAEPTVAELAAHTGLTEDEVSAGMEALESFSTLSLDAELSAAEDGYSLADTLGEADGSYDVVVDREAAKEGLRRLPERERAILYMRFFEDMTQSRIADKLGISQMHVSRLISRSCARVRAEALGRNAE; translated from the coding sequence ATGCCCACCGACTTGCCGACCAGCCCTTCCCGCACGCCCGACCGCACCACCCGCACGGCGCCCCGCCGCGCCCACGACGACGCGCCCGACACGGCGGCCCTCTTCGCCCGCCTCGCCCTGCTGGACGACGGCCCCGAGCGGGACGTCCTGCGTGACGAACTGGTCGCCGCCTGGCTGCCGATGGCCCACCGGATCGCCGGCCGTTTCCGCGACCGCGGCGAGTCCGTCGAGGACCTGCGCCAGGTCGCCGCCCTGGGCCTGGTCAAGGCCGTCGACCGTTACGACCCCTCGCGCGGCGCGTTCGAGAGCTACGCGGTGCCCACCATCACCGGCGAGGTCAAGCGGCACTTCCGCGACCGGATGTGGGCGCTGCGCGTCCCGCGCCGGGTGCAGGAACTGCGCAACCGGGTACGGGTGGCCCGCCGCGAGCTCACCCAGAACCCGGGCTCCGCCGAGCCCACGGTCGCCGAACTCGCCGCTCATACCGGGCTGACCGAGGACGAGGTCAGCGCCGGGATGGAGGCCCTGGAGAGCTTCAGCACCCTGTCCCTGGACGCCGAACTCTCCGCCGCCGAGGACGGCTACAGCCTCGCCGACACCCTCGGGGAGGCCGACGGCTCCTACGACGTCGTCGTGGACCGCGAGGCGGCCAAGGAAGGGCTGCGCCGGCTGCCCGAACGGGAGCGGGCCATCCTCTACATGCGCTTCTTCGAGGACATGACCCAGAGCCGGATCGCCGACAAGCTCGGCATCTCCCAGATGCACGTCTCCCGGCTCATCAGCCGCAGCTGCGCCCGCGTCCGGGCCGAGGCGCTGGGCCGGAACGCCGAATGA
- a CDS encoding cyclic nucleotide-binding domain-containing protein, which produces MTKAIKLLTALPQAQRERLMELAHEVSFPEDSRIFEAGGTADRFWVIRSGAVNLDQEVTSHKRVTVATLGAGDLLGWSWLFPPYTWDFGAVAFSQVRAYEYDAAAVLALCVEDPLLGLSLVRTVAEILASRLEATRGKLLDAYVGRRPA; this is translated from the coding sequence ATGACCAAAGCCATCAAACTGCTCACCGCCCTGCCCCAGGCCCAGCGCGAGCGCCTCATGGAACTGGCTCACGAGGTGTCCTTCCCCGAGGACTCCAGGATCTTCGAGGCCGGCGGCACCGCCGACCGGTTCTGGGTGATCCGCTCGGGCGCGGTCAACCTGGACCAGGAGGTGACGTCCCACAAGCGGGTCACCGTCGCCACCCTGGGCGCCGGCGACCTGCTCGGCTGGTCCTGGCTGTTCCCGCCGTACACCTGGGACTTCGGGGCGGTGGCCTTCAGCCAGGTGCGGGCCTACGAGTACGACGCCGCGGCCGTGCTCGCGCTGTGCGTGGAGGACCCGCTGCTCGGCCTGTCGCTGGTGCGGACCGTCGCCGAGATCCTCGCCAGCCGTCTCGAGGCCACCCGGGGCAAGCTGCTCGACGCCTACGTCGGGCGACGGCCCGCCTAG